The nucleotide window TGAAGAAACATTACAATGAACACAAGTTCCATGGTTTTAATATTATCTACGGCGATATCCCCTCAGCAGAATATACAGCAGGTGTGTGCAATGTCATAGTGCCCCCCAAAAGAAAAGGTAGGCCTCGCAAAGATCAACTCTTTGCAATCCTCGCCTTGGTCAATACTTATGCACCTGGCTCTGACTTTCTTCTTGATCAGTGCAAGGAGTTCCTTCAAAAAAGTCACAGCATTCACAGGCGACCATCATTTGAGGAGCTGATGGGTCAATTCTCGGATCTCTTAATCGTATACACCAATTTtgagacaaacacaaaatatgTGCGTGTAGCTCATCCAATGATCGCCGAAAAATGTGTTCAGTTATTTAGGGATCATGGACTAAGCATGGGTGAAATCACCAATCTGTTTCTACAGAATTTTTGTGCAGAGATAGAGTCACCAAGTCTGATGCAGACAACAAAGACCATGCTCACCATGCGAGAAGATAGAGATGGGAATAAAGACAAATTTTCAACACTGATCCAGCACATCCgggaaggagaggggaagataATGTGCACAAAACTGCTGAAGGAGGCTTCTAAGATCTTTGAAGACCGGCCAACCTTTCCACAAGCTCTCGCACGTTGCTACTACCTTATGGTCGATAAACGTTTGCCGATCATTGAGAAAGACTACATCAATGCTGAGAATTGGGCAAGAGAAGCAATCAGAAGACACCCCAATAATTCTTTCATTATGGATACTCTAGGACAAGTTCACAAACATCACTTGCTTCACTACATGAAAAGTCAATATTCCCCATCTAAGGCATTGGAATTAGCTTCTTTGGCTATCAAGGCTTTTCAGGAGGAAGAAATGGCTGCTGAGAAAGAGGAAGGCAATGAAGTGAATGATGGTACAGTGAACATTTCTCCTACTTTTAACTTTCTGGGAAAGTTGGGATATTTACAGGTTGCTCTGCAAGGTTTTGTGAGGGATCAACATGTCTCGACTCACACAAAGATTCGTGAAGGAAGGGACGTTCCACCATCACGTAGAATCCAAAATATCATGAGGAACTTTAAGGCAGAGGTCAGTGCGAGGTTCGAGTTTTTTGAAAAACACCTCACCTACACCAAGCCTGATCCCAAGAGGGACGACCCACCTTTTATTAGAGAATATGCTGACAAATGTTTTGAGAAATATGTGGAGACACCACCTAAAGTTTTGAAGATGAAGtttgagaacagagaggagatggagacagagattaCAACTCTGACGGATTTACAACGTTTTTTGTGGAGACAGAAGACCGACCACAGTCCAGAGCTGTACCATCTTCTCTTGCTCCATGTGGGCCAAAACCTCAGTGATGTGGTCATGAGGATGAGACaggcatacacaaacatgtatgAGAAATACTTCCGCTCTCGCTACCTGGTGCCCCTCTACATGAAGTCTGAAAAAGGTTGGCAAACACTGAGTGAACTACTACTTCAGCCTTcggagatagagaaaggagcACGCAATGTTCCAAATGGAGCGGAAGGGAGAGCAGCTCCTGATCAAAGGGACATAGAGGAATGTCTGACGCGAATCCAAGGCACAATTGCGAGACCCACAGTTTTGGCTTTTCTTGAAGATACAGTGATTGAGGTAGAGCCTCACAACAAGGAACAAGTCCTAAGAAATGGTGCCATATCCTTCTACTTAGGATTTAACATTAAAGGTCCAGTGGCCTTTAACATCAAATACGAATCAGTGCAACATTTGCACTAGTGCATCAAATGGAGTGAAGAAGCAATTCCCCCTTTACACAGTAGTTTAAAATGGCATGGACATAGTCCAAGCCTGCACTTTAGATTTTGGGCTGATACCCTATGAATACAGCTGAAGTGGGGATGATGATTATTCTTTTATGTGGATAGATTGCCTGCAACTACCTTTATTTATTGCAGAGACCTGTAAATATCTTGCAGTAAGTGTAATATCATTATTTTGTATATACTGCAGCCTTCATGTGAATCATTTTGAATTTGTTTGAAATGTAGAAATACTGCAATGTGTTATGTTGTaacaataaaatcaatacttTGAATCAATACTCATTATTGTGTACCAAATACTGCATTGCATGAACATAATGATTctgataaacaaaataaataaaataaataatcatttaTTTATCCTTAATTCCTTAGTTCCAAAATAAACCTCAAGCTATTCAATTCAAGGCATGAATAAACTAATTATAAAGTAAGACTGAATGTATTTaaacaatgacaaaaacaagcaTCATACTAACAACCAACCAACTACTACAAACCACATGAAATATCCAACTAGTTTTTGCTTCAGACAAAAATAAAAGGTGAACACGGGCTACTTAGGATTTAACATTAAAGGTCCAGTGGCATTCAACAGCCATGAATGAGTGCAATATTTGCACCTCTACTCACTCATCCATACGAAAACACCACTTCCTCTTTGATAAACTGAGCACTCTTTGTTGCACAAttgtaaaacataaaacaaactTGTTCAGTGAATGGTCTAAACGTGATGTGATACGTGATAAAGTAGCAATAAATCACATAGCCAGCACTAACGCACTGACCAGTAAAATGACCTAATTGGTTATGGTGGAATCACTATGACGCACTGTTATTGCTATGTCAAGGCATAGCAGTAGCTACGTGTCCACACTAGCACGGCCCGAGTCTGGCATGGGCGTGGCGTGGGCGTTGGCGTGCTTGTCCAGCCCTCTGCGGAGCCGGAAGGCTTTGCCACACTGTGGGCACCTGTACGGCTTCTCGCCAGTGTGCCGCCGCAGAGGGCTGATTCATATCAATGATGCGTTTCCTCAAGTGTAATTTCTTTAGTTGTGTAAAACAGATAAagctgtgtaaaaaaaaataaaagatacaacaaaaagttattttttttttaaatttaccGTGAAAAAATATGGTTTCCTCCTGTATTTTTACTAATTATACATATCAAAccagataaggttgttgctgcaccgtcaCATTTGTTCGAACCTTATACCTCCATATCATCAATGAGTCCTCCTCAaaaaccaaggcctgtaaaATGTTTCTGTGCAAATGttctgtcttcatatctttttcaGACCttaacattttttcatttacagATTGAGAAACACATGCCATGTTGGGCATTATTGGACATTGTATAGGTTGTCAAGAACTAAAATTGGTAATTTGTTGAATTGCAGCATTGTGTAGTATGTATCTGATATTATGTGTGGGGTTGGAATAAGGGTGTgtttgatttgaaaaaaaaacccattatGTAACTGTTGCAGTTCTGATAAGGAGTTCAGTAGGTTTGAAGTGTTTTAAAGTGTGATATTGAAATTGATAGTTGAATTATCTGTGGTAAAATAGAGTTAAGTTGTggttaaatataaatatggaCCCACTTGTTCTCAACAACTGCATTAGTACTAATGAAGGGAAGAGTAAAGTAAGGATACAAGTTTTTGCAGTTGTCTGAGTACTGGTGTACTCAAAGGGGGGAATTATGTAGTATATTTTCCTTATGTGGTTGAATACAGGAGACTGTGAGTCTGGCTTTCTGTGGTAAAACTGATGACTGTCACAGCAGGGCTATGTATAGAGAGACAAATGGCATGGGGTGTCGTAGGGGAGATCTATAGGCCCAACTGTTCTTAACTTTGGAGAGAAGGTGTCCAGTTGTCCTCTATTTTGGGTGACTACACCagtgaaacagtgtgtgtgtagtagtaaaaGTTCAGTCAGAGAAAATGTCACGAGAGCATGCTTCGCGAACCATGGAATAAAAGCTACCCAATCTTCAGTATTCTTTCATCTTGTAAGTTTTCATTATTGTACTATTGAATAACCATTTTTTTGACAAGACAATTGCAGAGGTGATATAAATTAGTTATTTATATAAAAAAGTTATTTCAGTCAAAAACATCTTAACAGGGCAAGTTCCATGTTATCATAGGACCCCTTCATTGATATTACTTTCACAATTCATGCATCCATTGAACTTGTGACTTGGAGAGTTTATGCTGTAATGTCTTTGCAGAATAGCCTCTCAGAGCTGTCAGAATAGCCTCCTAGAGCTGCTGCTTGGATGTGAACTGCCTCCCACCCTCATAGATCTCTTGCTTGATGATGCTCCAAAGGTTCTCAATAGGGTTGAGGTCAGGGGAAGATGGGGGCCACACCATGAtattctctccttttcctgcccatggcagccaatgacCCAGATGTATTCTTTGCAGCATTTGTCATGCATACAAATGATTTTTTTCTACGGAAGGCACAGTTCTTCTTTTTGCACCACGGAAGAAAGTGGTCAGTCAGAAACTCTACTCTCATTTTCACACCATCAGGGACCCTAAAGGGACctaccagctctctccccatgatTTCAGCCCAAAACATGACTCCGCCACCTCCTTGCTGATGTCTCAGTCTTGTTGGGATATGGTGGCCATTCATCAAACATCCATTACGTTGCACGGCACTCAAAACTGTTTGAAAATTAGTTGTCATGTATTCCTGAGCCCACTGCAACTGTTTCTGCTTGTGAGCATTGTTTAGGAGTGGCCGATAGTAGGTTTATGTACACTTGCAAACTTCTTGAGGATCCTACACCACTTGAGGTTCGTGGGACTCCAGAGGCACCAGAGACTTCAATTACCTGTTTGCTGCTTTGCAACGGCACTTTTAGCAGTTGCTCTCTTAATCCTATGAATTTGTCTGGCAGAAATCTTCCTTTTTATGCCTTTTGTCTGCACGAATCTGCCTGTGCTATGAATCAGCAACAGATTTCTTCAAAGTACCATTATCAAGCATATGTTTTCAGGAAATAGCCAATGAGTTCATATCTTGTCCGAGGTAGTGCACAATTTCATGCTTTTCAGCAGCAGAtggatatttttttctttcccatATTGCTCGAAACCTGTGGCATGCTTAATAATGTGGAACATCATTTTTAAGTACTTTTCCTTTGATTGGGCTTACCTGGCAAACTAATTATCACAGGTGTCTGAGATTGATTTCAATGATCTAAAGAGCCCTGATACACAATAACATCCATGAGTttaattgaaaaacaaaaatgtaaatgtttatgacacttAAATCCAAAAAATAATTTGGAACACAGTGTAGATTCCAAAATTATTTGTAAGTCATTAGAGTGAAACCATCACTTGCTGGACTATTTCCCATTTTACTTTTACCAATGACTTCTAAAATGTCCATCTCAGCTATCGGGTATATTAGGCCTTTATTATGCTCATCAGTTACTAGGGGGAGATTTAAGGGTTCCAAAAAGTTTTTAATTTCCTTTACATTTACTTCTCCTTCTGATGTGTACAGATTTTGGTAGAAATCCTTGAGACATGCAGCTATTTTTGATTTTCCCCTATTGTACCCGgtacagtatataaaatgtTTGTCCTTAATAGTAGCTATTGTAGATTTTTCTTGCTGTTTCTTTAGCTTAAATGCCAATTTCTTCAATGCTTTAGGACTGTTATCATAATCACATGACCAGAGTGTAATCGCTGCCTTTGCTGCCGGTTAGAAAATTGCACTTGATCAAATCGCGATATCATCGCAAATGCAATATATCATTCAGCCCTAATTTGAATGCAAAGATGAACACAGATTGATGGTATTTCTCATAATTTATTGTGTCATGAATGTCATGTAGACAAACAGGGAACAACTTGTATTTTGTGTAGAGACACCTGTTTATTCTTGATCATTTGTTTTCTAAGATATACAGTGCAACGGCTGTCTTTATTTAGTGTTTTATGCATGAGCTTCAGAATAATAACaagtactgctgctgctacttcaTTTCTTCTAAATTGCTGTGGGAATATTGTTTCACTTTTCATTAAGTTAACGGTCATATTAAAATTTGTTTTTCAGAGCTGTATTTATAGGCAGTTAActcactgcttttttttttttttacttttcagcTACATAAACAGATGACATCCTGGAAGGATGATATCTTGCAAGTCAACAAATAAAACACGGTCAAAACTTACTCCAATGAAAATTACAGCAGTTTACAGGATAAactaaaatcaaataaatgaacagtaGACCACGAGATCACAATGGCAAATGGCATCACAGTTGATGAGTCAAGTCTAAATGTCCTTCAGCCAAAACAGTTTCAGGGTGAAACATTCGACCAGAAGGTTGCACATCAAATTCAGGCCAACTACTACAAGGGTGCCCCTCCCCAATGGGTGAACTTCTACTTGGCAGAGAAGAATGGAATGCCATTTGTAAAAAGAGATGGCTATGAAGAGATGAAACATCTCATCAAGAAACAAAGAAGGACAAGAAAGACTGTTGCCAAGGTTACCCTGTTACATCAGCCAGGAAGTGGAGGGTCTACCCTGGCTATGCAGGTGCTTTGGGATCTGAGAAAAGACCTCTTAGGCGTGACACTGAGAGATACAGACACCGACCCGACAGTCATTTCTAAAGAGCTAATAGAGCTTGGCAAGGCACACAAAGGGAAACCAGTACTGCTCCTACTTGACAATGTGGATATGTTCAAGGATAGTCTGCAGAAAAGTCTATACAACTGCCTGATAGAAGAGGTGAATAAGATTGATGTCAACACCAATGTGCCCATTGTCATCATTTTGAATTGCGTCCGAAAAGATGTGATTCTAGACGAGGCTGGAACAAACACAGTAACTTTGAAGTCAAAACTCCAAAATACTGAGAGACAGGGGTTTGAGGGCCatctttgcaaaatcaatgagTTTTTCGGAAATGAACACACAGAATTCTATGGATTTAACATTATTCAGAAGGATTTCAACTCTGATTATGTTCAAGCAGTGTGTGATTCTATCAAGCtccaagaaaaacaacaacacaatagaAAAGGACAACTCTTTGCAATTCTAGCCTTAGTTAATTCATATGCCCCTGGCTCTAACTTTGTGCTTGACCAGTGTGAGAAGTTTTTACAGAGAGGAAAAGCTAGTGTCCAAAGTCCATCCTTAAAAGCGCAAATGAAACCTTACTCCAACCTGTTAGTCACCTTCACACTATTTGAACCTTTGACTTATGTGCGTGTTGCCCACCCAATGATTGCAAGGAGATGCATTGAGCTGCTTGCCTCAAAGGGCGCAAAGAGGAGCAAAGTGGCCTGCCTGTTTCTAGAGACTTTCTGCGTTGACTCACCACACCTAATGATGACGGTAAAGGCAATGCTCACCATGAGAGAATTCATCGAGACATCAAATGCAAACTCAACAAAGACAGATTGGAGGAAGGCAAAAAATAAATTTTCCAATCTGATCCTTCATATACAGGAATGTGAGGGGAAACAAATGTGTATAGAGGTGTTGAAAAATGCAACCAAAATATTTGACAATAGCCCAACCTTTCCACAAGCCCTTGCTAGATGCTACTATATCATGACAAGTGGTGCATTTCCAGGAGAAGACAATGAACAGCAGTGCATGTCCATGACAGACTATAGAAACGCTGAGCACTGGGCTAAGAAGGCTATCGAGAGACACCGTGACAACTCATTCATCATGGATACACTGGGAGAAGTTCACAAACACCATTTGTATCATTATATGAAGAAGGATAAATATTGTCTATCTAAAAATTGTATGTTTAAAAATGAAGAACAATCTCATCTTGAGTTCTTGAGATTGGGAGAGCTGGCCATCAGTGCTTTCCAGAAGGAAGAAGATGCTgctgagagagagtcagaggaaGGAAAGACGGCAAACATATCTCGGTTCTTCAACACAAGCGGAAAGCTGGGACACCGAGAAGTTGCAAAAGTTTTAATGTGGGCTCAGAGATCAGATCGGATGTCAGAAGAAGTCAGTAAGAGGACCATTTTTTTTCAGAAATACTCAACCTACTCACAACCTGGACCCTCTGAGGTTGACCCACCCTATGTTGATATACCCGCCATTACAAATCTGACTCAATTAAACGATTTTTTGAAGAGTACAAAGGCCGACCATGGTCCAGAGATCTACCACCTCAACTTGCTCGAGCAACATGGCGACATCAGCAATACGGCCATCACAGAGATGAGACAGGCTTATGAGAAGGTGTACAGGAAATACTACCGTTCTCGCTACCTGACGCCCCTCTACATGAAGTCTACAAAAGGTTGGCAGACACTCAGTGAACTACAACTTGAGCCTTGGGAGATAGAGAATGGAGGGAACAATGATGGGACAGCAGACCTTCGGGCTCTGGTCAAATTCAGTGGCACGGTGAGGAGACCTAACATTGTGGTCAACATCAACGAAACAGAAATCCATGTGCTGCCTCACATTAAGGAGAACTTGCTCAAAAATGGTGACGTATCCTTCTACGTAGGATTTAACATTAGAGGTCCAGTGGCCTTCAACATCAACTATGAACCCATGCAAACAACGGAATGAAAATGACAGATGTTGTTCAGTTCACTTGTTCAGTGAATGGTCTGAATGTGACCAACCACAAAACAGTAGTAGCAACTGCCACAGCTAGAAACATTCTAACCAATACAATTATCTAACTGGGTTATGGTTAAATCATTGTGAATACACttgaggtgatggtggtgacatCTATTTTTTCCATAGAAAAGGTTCTGCTTTTCACTACTTTTTTATATAATGCTGAGACATCACTGTACTTCATTATACAATGTGGCCTATTGGGTCACATCAATGCTATGGATTCTTAACAATGAAATAAATGTGTTGAATTCACTTCTGTTACTGTTGACTGAATTTCATGATCATGATCCACATTAAATTGTTACTTAGGAATTAATGAAATATTTACTCCTTAGTTCCAGAACAGGAGTTGAAAATTTATTGAATTAGGATTACTTTAATAACAATTACAAAGACTGTTTATTGTAGAGAAAGTAATCTATACAAATCCTACCTGAACAACCATAATTATTTGAATCTCTCAaatattacatactgtatttcagcAAATTCACTCAAAAGCATATAATTGCAATTATGAACACATGAGGGCAGTAAACAAGCTTCTGTATCATAGATTTGCAAACATGGTGAAACAATGTGGTGAAACAAAACACTTCAAAGAAACACTAGAGATATGTataactctctctcatacacatagtGTAAATGTGTACATCATatatcatacatacacacagaatctCAGAGACTGACTCACATGCGCATTCTGAGTTCCATCCCTCCTCCAAAGCGACTCTTGCAGTAGCTACGTATCCACACTAACACGGCCCGGGTCTggcgtgggcgtgggcgtggcgggcgtgcttgtgcttgtgcttctcCAGGCCTCTGCGGAGCCGGAAGGCTTTGCCACACTGTGGGCACCTGTACGGCTTCTCGCCCGTGTGCCGCCGCAGGTGGCGTCGCAGGCTCTTGCGCAGGATGAACCTCCGGGGGCACTGCGGGCAGTGGAACGGCTTCTCGCCGGAGTGGAAGCGCCGGTGTTTGTGCAGAGACTTGGCGCAGCGGAAGACCTTGGCGCAGTCCGGGCAGACGAGGAGGGTTTTCTTCTTGCTGGTGAAGCGCGAGGGGAGGCGGTCCAGTGGCACGTAGCAAGGGGGCAGCGGGAGGCTTGTGCGTCGTGGAGATGGGCAGCTGAGTGGAGGAGGTACaactcctccatcttctcctgctctctctacaACCTGTTCAGGgtacacccccacctcctccactatTGGGCCAGATGATGTTTGTGTCATGTTGGGCTCCGACCCTGACAAGCAGGCCTGGATATCAGAGGacccatcttcctcctccacctcctcttcgtcctctaTCTCCTCATTCggcctcttcacctcctccagtcCCTTCCTGACATCCCTGGCCCCCTCTATGACAACCGCAGGTGGTGCATGATCAGGTGCTTTTCCTGACTCTGAAGGACAGGCGAGATGACCATCTGGGGTGCTGGGCTGAGGTGGAGTGTGATCCACAATCCCAGCCTCATTCGGTCCCCCACATTCGTCCAACTCTGTGGATTCTACCTCCAtcttgagagggagagagagctcaaGAGAGCTCACACTCCCCTCCGTGAGTGGTGCGCTGCTGTCATTTAACTTCAACTCTCCTTCATGGCCTGTGAATGGCTTTTCCTCTTTAATCTCTATTTCATACTCTGTTCGAGCAGACACTGTCGGAACCGCCTTCGATCCCAATTCAAGTGGCCCTTGTTGCAACCCCCGTTCATTCTGACCGGAGGTCAGCACAGGAAACAAGGTGCAGGTATCAACCATTTCAATGACAACAGGCAGGTCAGTCCTTACCTTGGAGTCAGCCACACATGCATCATGTGCTGAACTGCACTGAGGAAGGACTCGACTGCTGCCTTGTCTGCAGACACTAGGGGGGGTCGGTGTTCTTATGACAGAGGGCAGCGGTTCATCACACCCTACAaatgtgtgggagggagggacagagagagaaagagagagagagagagaaagagagagagagagagagagagagagagagagagagagagagagagagaaagagaatgcaaTAATCTGaaattgtgaagccattttcagATATGGATAATTGAGCAAAAAAAGTTTTGGAGGGCCAtcccagggcccgtattcacaaagcattttatcttaccactaagagtactcctaaatcgcgctagaagattttagttaggagttttccattaaaagttattcacaaagcctttcagacctacttttagtaaggagaaacgcccactcctaaactaaaagtgagtcttcgttgctatggttgacgtcattactcatgcacgagcttgatgaaagtgaccaccttgattggctggtgattataacgcgggaatgatggcaaacctcccctacaatgacgagttgagtgacaggtgttaggtcttagctggtgagaatgcgtgcgttatgtcgggctgtgaaggatggaagatgatgaataaataggcatagccttaatgaataaagagtaaagcaagcctaggcttaatgaaacactatggactggagcagtaggcctatatttgcaacatgttttaaattaatctgtatgaaaacacgtagcctatatttgcaaagagtagaagcgatttaatttaattaggcacaataagacgttacatttagtttacatgcaatggtggttttggttgtcggtggcattattgcatttgcatccttagttgcaatgcacatttattcacttgcatgacagcgagctcctgcactgcacggtcatttcaaaacatcgcgacgtgaaatgccactaaaagcgggttgtgaataggtcttagtgagttagaagtcctctcgagttcttttaggctgtcctagacttaggagctacttttaggcttaaaatgctttgtgaataacttttagtgaaaaaaattaggagtcataaagttaggagtgacacgcccattatttttaggagttcctccctaaattcgccagttaggagctacttttagccctaaaattctttgtgaatacgggccctggtcAGTTGCcataaagaaacaaacaaaacatttttcaaaTGTCTGATATGGAAGGAAATTAAATCTCTATTGCAATTGACACACTtttttatacagtaggcctacatgcagctctgatagacaggtcatttgctcaactttttgggcctagttttctgtcaaagttttctcaatggattcctggtcaaaacccctattgaaacagattaagacttggggcatgttaaattttgtccaaaacttcaagatggccgccgtatgggcaattccataacagttggaacaggtccgacaccatggtcctcagtttttcctgatttttggtcaaaatgttcctccatgtctcattagaggaaaac belongs to Sardina pilchardus chromosome 16, fSarPil1.1, whole genome shotgun sequence and includes:
- the LOC134060264 gene encoding zinc finger protein 275-like, whose product is MASVEMVFQTHVKGLLDAVVNVLVEEITDLFRTCLALEQNTDSVSHASSHIGLADPAELQHRLGTSLKSTRQSGPSPGCDEPLPSVIRTPTPPSVCRQGSSRVLPQCSSAHDACVADSKVRTDLPVVIEMVDTCTLFPVLTSGQNERGLQQGPLELGSKAVPTVSARTEYEIEIKEEKPFTGHEGELKLNDSSAPLTEGSVSSLELSLPLKMEVESTELDECGGPNEAGIVDHTPPQPSTPDGHLACPSESGKAPDHAPPAVVIEGARDVRKGLEEVKRPNEEIEDEEEVEEEDGSSDIQACLSGSEPNMTQTSSGPIVEEVGVYPEQVVERAGEDGGVVPPPLSCPSPRRTSLPLPPCYVPLDRLPSRFTSKKKTLLVCPDCAKVFRCAKSLHKHRRFHSGEKPFHCPQCPRRFILRKSLRRHLRRHTGEKPYRCPQCGKAFRLRRGLEKHKHKHARHAHAHARPGPC